The Solanum dulcamara chromosome 6, daSolDulc1.2, whole genome shotgun sequence genome contains the following window.
accaacttaaagcccctttttagcttttggacgtgtttgcctaatgctgactttaagccataaagttcttaaagtcagtcaaaaatgaaaagttaggattcctaacttttttttccaaagtgcttaaagtcattttctttgaccatgaaaattacttttatatcccttatattttaactaaattctcaaactacctttttttattcttttaaccctaaaattcacatcataagcacttttatccaaacactcaactgcttatttataaaaataactttcagcacttcaaagttctaaaagcacttcatacataaaagctactttttttaagcccatccaaacgggctcattattgtattatttataGATGTATATAAAGATATATAGTATTCCCACATATGTAAATGTTCAACTGCGTACATATTCCATTTCAACATCCAATAGTATAACATTCACAAAATATATAGAGAACATTTAGCAGCTATACTATGCCCAAgatagtaatatttttatttactttatataatggtgtttataTATCGATTTTAGACCACAGCTAAGATTACATGTGCAAAGAGAGGTTAACTCACATCTCAATAGTTTCAATTTCTCAATCTGCCCAAATGCAAGGATGCACTAggaatgaaaaagaagaatgatAAATCACGTCCTAAACCACAATTCCGATCAATAACGTCTGCTGTAACCAACTTCCACATTACCAAAAGAAATTTCGATCCGAAACATGGATATGCAAAACATCAGCTAGTCAACCTTCCAAATAGAAGCGAAGTAATTAATAAGAACAAATACTGTCGCATGTAGCAGTAAACTTTGAGCAAATTTAAATCCACTATTACAAAGTTCAAGCTAAGCCACTTCACTGAAGTGGTAAAAAGGAAGATTGAATGGGCAGAGATTATTTGTGGCATAATGTAAACACTGACTTTGCAGCTTCAGAAACTGTTTGGGGAAACAAAATCTTGTATGGAGTTCCTGTCACTCAAATCATCCTTAACGAGGGAGAGCCCTTACAACTAGTCAATTTGCCCAATTAATTTTCATAAGAACTGATATTTCAAGGATAGTAACCTGTAAATGTAAACCCTCTTCCTACTATCTCACCAGCACAATACCATGCAAAACACTCCAAACCAAACAAGGCAACAATTCCAGCATCTTCAACCTTCAACTCCTTCCTATTCTTCCACATTTGCTTGACAGAATCAAGTTCCTTCCAAAATGCCTCGTAACGGCTAGGAATGCTGTCCAACAGAAaagaagtttaagaaatgatCATGAACAATGTATCCAGTTGGTATTGTAAGTTTGTCATTTGAATATGCACACCACTTGGCTCATATGCTGCTTGCTATTTGAGGATTCAAACAGAAATGTTAGATAGCACATTAAGCAGCAAGCACGTAAATTTAATCATATCTACTAAAAGAAAACACTCAAACTCTCGTATAGTTGCTGGAGGTGAAGCTTAAAGCCAAATATAACAGCATATAACTTTCCGCTGTCTATTTGATCGTATGAAAAGGCACAAATAACAGGGATTTGCATTGCATGTGAGCTAATCAGTCAGATAGAGCACGATTCAAATACATATTATGGAAGGAAAATGATCCACCGTGTTCTTTCTAAGTTAGGAAAATTAACAACAGCACCAACTTTATCTTTCTACTATACTTGGGTAAAAAATGACACTGCCACTATAATGCACCAAAGTTTTGACTTCGATATCTTAACTAGTGAAAATCAATCCTAGATGAAGTGACAAAGTTCAGGACTATACCTACTTATTTTTGAGCGAAGACTATGTATTTCTGTATAGCACACAGCAACACCTAGAGCACAATCCAAGCTAGTTAGGTTGGCTACTTTACGAATCCTCACTACCCATGCCCCTtcatttaaaagtatttatgtagcatacaaaataaaattataatccATCCGTGATTTGGAAGACACCAAAAATTGCATTAATGCACCTAATTCATGTGAGGAAGGGTCAAGACTGAAATCCCATTAGACCAGAAACCAAATCACTGGTACTGGTTTTCATGTGAAACTTAAATCAACAAATCCAAGCAACTTCATCCCAGCTAATTACAAAAACTTGCACAAAATTAAGTCGGAGAGAATATAACCTCGCAAGACGAGTGTAGAGTAACTGCTTGGACAACTCATTGCACTTTTCAACAGAGGGTGGCTCCACAATGTACTGCTTGTTCTGCTCCAGCAACTGTTTGTAGTAGGCAGTACCATGCTTGGCAACAAATTTTGAAGCTTGGCATGCCTGAGATTGCAGTTGTTGAATCTTCGACGCCATCAATTCCCTGATTTCCTAGATACAGAAATAGAGGACATCAAAGCTAAACATCTAAAAATCTGACCAGTTATTTAGAGAAGACATACTATTCATTGTTTTCTGCCAAATTCGAGAGCAGCAACTAAAAATTATACAACATTTCCTAAGCTAACTTTTTTTGGTTGAAAAGGTAAAGTATATTTTCACTAACAAAAGATAGACACAAATAAATTTAAGATATATTTAACTTGCTGACAGAACTATAGATTCCTTCAAAGCAtttcttgtttctttctttccacATATGCTCCACCAAATGCATGCAGGGACTATCAGAATAATCTTTTGTAGAACTTTGTTCCTTCCTCTCACTGACCAAAAATTGAGCAGCTCCTCTGTTGTTCTTGGCATTGTCCAGTGTAGGTATTAGGTTGAAACTTAATCCCCATAATTGTGTTTTGACAGTGCATTGCATGAAGAGAAGGTTAGCtgtttcttcatctttttcacaGAGATAACATCTATTGCGTGAGCTAAAACCTATTTTCTTCAATCTATCTTGTGTCAGGCAAGCATTGTGAGCTAGAATCCGTACAAAAGCAGCAACTCTGGTAGGGCTAAACATTTCCAAATCTGCTTAAATGGCTATGGGGATTTTAGCCCTCCTTCCTCCAGTAGTGACTCAAACCAAGATTTGACTGtaactttcctttcttatcCTTTTTTCCAAATCAGTTCATCACTTTTTGCTAAAGGTGCGTTGCATGTCTCTAAGACTCTAATAAACCCAaaatccctgtgatgaattctATGTTCAAGACACTACCACTTCTACATTGGGCTATCGACTGACTCTCTCTAGTTATGTAGTATAAGAGAGGGAACTGAGATTTGTGTGGAGTGTGACCAAGCCAACTGCATTGCCCAATTCTTAATAGGAAATTCTTTCAATAAAATATGACTGCAACCTTCTAAAATCTTTACTCCCCCGCTGGTCCATACTTCTTTAGTGTACGATTGATTTTGCATTCCATATTTCTCCAGTATCACCTTTTCCAAAGAACTAAATAATCTCCATATCCAATGCTTAGTTACTAATATTTATTAGAGCTTAATTCTTACAAGGAAATGGGAAGGTGAAATATTAAACTTCCAATAGTTTGGTGTGATTGGATGGGAAATTGAAGTGCCATACTTCTCATTTACATCCACATTTTGAAGGGTTCAATAATTTAACACTGAGAAGGCTTCAAACTCCTCCACTTCCATCCCTCCTCAATAACTTCCTTATCAAGAAGAGAAATACAAACTCCTACAACCCCTCATATTTCCATCCAACCGAACACAGTACTTCCTAAATTCCAATTCATGTGAAAGTTGTTTAACTTAGCACAAAACTTaagaaagaaagacttttgGGATTAGTGGTATTAAACATGCCATAATGTTTGTGTGGTTATATAAaacttgtggtcttaaacatgccatAACTTTTGTATGGCTATAAAAGCTTCTCATTAGTGGTAAAATGAGAAGTTTAAATCAAATTATTTCCAAATTTAGAAAAGGGTCATTCTTTTTAAATGGCGTAAAAAGGAAATAGATTaacataaattgaaaaaaaaaatggaggaTAAGGTATAAAACAAACTATGCCTCAAATCACAATCTAGTTGGGTCAGCTATATGTAATAAAGTTGGTACACTCTCACTTACATAGAAAACAAACAAGAAGCTCAGCCAGCAAAGGAAATATGATCAAATGGAGCTTTAGTTTGACTTCTAACATAACTACAGCTAAAAAGTGATGCTCCCAAAATATGCTTAGAATGAGAAAGAGGGTTGAGTCCGACTCCACAACCCCGAAGATAATTTTCTTCTTTCCGTACTGTCCAACACCAATCAACTTGAGCAAACCAGAAACccataaaaaatttaaactacTCGATCCACCAAAACATAACCACTCCTATTCAAATGTACAacaaataagaatcaacattgTTAATGATTTACCAGAAAATCAATAAGCATTTTCCCTCAAACACCCAAAAGTAAAATCAAAAGTCTGCCTCGATAGCTACTGCTGTATTCCACAGATCAGACTAGGCAGAGAAAACCAAGATCATAGATCAGACAAAGAACCATCATCCATTGCTTATTCAAACGAAGCGATCGCCAGAAACAAAAACACTTATAACCCACCACCGAATCATAACAAGCAAACCCCCCAAAAAAGTTAAATCTCCTTGACACATACTTACCAGTAGTACACGATATGCTTATCAACAAATATTATGGAACGAGATCGGGGAGAAATTAGACCGCCGAGTAAATAACCGATAGTAAAAACCAATGAAATCGAACGAGAAGATAAAAGAGTACAGAATGAACTCAAAATTGCACCTTTAGGTCTGCCTACGGATTGATGTGCAAGGAAAAATGATAGCCGAGGTTTTGTTTCTCTCGCCGATGGCTGCGCCCCTTGGGTTTTTGAGGAGAGACTTCTTCGCACCGGAGGTTCGTGTTCGGTTCgatattttcaaagtttggattTCATAATTGATAATTTAAAGTATATACTAAATACTgaacttttaaattttgattcggTAATTCGATAATTggtaagagcctgtttggatgagcttaaaaaagtaatttttatgtatgaagtgcttttagaactttaaaatGGTGAAagctatttttataaataagcagttgggtgtttggataaaagtccttaaatgaagaaaattatgtgaattttagggttaaaagaataaaaatagtaatttgaaaatttagttaaaatataagggatataaaagtaatttccattgtcaaagaaaatgactttaaacacttaaaaaaaaagttaggaatcctaacttttcatttttgactgactttaagaactttctgacttaaagttagcattaggcaaatacgtccaaaagctgaaaaggggctttaagttgattttgaccaacttaaagccaatccaaacaggctctaaatcAAACTTCGATCCGATACGATATTCGATAATACCATATTGAAGTCAAAGTCCACTAAACAACAATGTTAATTTAGTTATGTTTAGTCATTTGAGCTTTTACTAAAACCAACCGTTAATAATTTTAAGCATTtcattgtcattttatttttctcttcttttggattCAAGTTTATCCAATACATTCTCAAGTATTTGTGTTGTTTCGACTTGGATGGAGCCAGTTGACAAGTTTTTCAAACTTCTTACTGATGAGTGGACAGAACTATGATATATCAAAATCAAGTATATGATTTTTCTGAATTTTAGAGTTAATTGTCTAACTACTGTTTTGGACAAAATGTGAAAATGGAATATTGTCAATGATGGTCAGAAGGATAAAATATTAGTACTAGTTAATTATGACAAACAAACGAAAATGGACAAGTAAAGAGAATTTAATTTTGGTTTTCGGTAAATACTGAATATCGAATGGTATAATTGTAAATTTCGAATATCGAAACCGAAATATCGAATTTTATATTTCAGTACCGAATATCGAATCGAATTACCGAAATACTGAATATCGAAATAGCCGATTCAGTTCGGTAATTcaatttttggtattttatgtCCAGCCCTACTTCTACTAAAGCCCAAAACTTTTGCATATGTCCCATTGACCTTTCACCTATGGTCACCATTTTTATTGTTTTGCACCAGAAAATGACTAAATAATCATTAATGGTACCCTAGATTTTGCTTAACTTCTGCTTTCctcctttatctttctcttttttccttttcttatgCTAGGAGCAATATTAACCccaaaactattttaaaatataataaattataaagtaTTTTGtttttggtccaaaaatacCATTGGATTATTAGAAATAGGATACAAATGTCTTTTCCATGAGCAAACTAACTCAATTACATCTCTATACCATTGACGGACCTCCAGGTCTCATGTATCTCTTCCACGACCTAAACCATTGTGACTGCACCCACACCAACCTCCATGCAGACGAACCAAACTTCAACGTCGAACACATACAATATCAAAGTATCTAAGCAACAGAAAGAAGTATAACAGAATATTAAAAGTCACAAAAACAAGTGGAAGTCTAACATTACAtctccaaaatctgaaagtcatcgtcCTAAAACTCCAATTAAAACTATCTAAGAGTAgctatgataaataataaaatatatcaatctCCGAAAGAAAGGCATCAAATCAGAACAAGATTTGCGACAACTTGGATAGAACTAGCCACCCTTGGATCTGGAAGTAAGCGGTGCTAAATGCGAGGTCGCGTACACATCTCTAAATCACAGTCTGCACTCTAAAGAAGGTGCGGGATTAGCATAATAACAAGCACTATGTACTGGTAGGCACCATACGCCGACTAAGATTCGTatcaagtatatatatatacttacaattaTAAAATAAGCAAACAAGTTCatttcatatagtcaataataaAGTCACAAGTCATTGAAATCATCATCAATCACTAACATATTTACATGTATATAGATATAAATGCATATCATCCTTCTAGCATATCCCAATCGTCAAACATTTACAAACAAGTATACAAGTATCACGTCAATACTTCATAAATACAAaggtatatatgtatgtatgtatatcaTATTTAACAAACACTTATAAATCAATCACCAACAATACAATAATCATCAATATACTTATCAAATACTAAAAAATTCACAAATCATAGAAATCATATCCATTCTGGTCTTGCAGATATATAAACTCTGCATCCTACCAATCATCTCTAGCACTCACTCAATAAATCACAAGTTTGTCGCTCATTTGTACATACATGCTAAAGGGTCTTAATCTTGCCCATATAGTCATGACTTGCAGGAGACCCTAGGTGTCCATGTACTGTACCAGTGTGGTACCCGATCAAACCACTTGTCTTTAAGCTCATATCAGACTCGAGCCACTTATCATCAGAATTGTAAGTGTATTCTTACCCTATCCGCATATCTCAATACACTAGCCTCTTCAGATATCTCTCAGGACAACACATTAAGTATAGATAATCACAAGTTCATAATTAATAACATCAGTTAAATAGACAATTCAACAGTTTGCATGCTTATTCATACAAGcaatctttaattcaaccatcAAAACAACACAACTATGTCTGAAGACCAATCTGTATGCTATACAACTCATACAACATATAAACAACTCAGCAAAGTCTAACTCCAAATAAACTATAACCTACTTCAatagaagaacaagaagcaagcaAGTTAAATCACCAGAGCCTTCCCTTTCCTTAAAATCTCAAAACATTCAATgtataagataaataaaatataatagtaCTTTAATCATCTACTTCCTCAAACAAAGGTCTCGGATATTCAAATTACCTAGTTCTACCTTCTTAGAAGGTCTAATCATTTATCTAGAGATTGGTTCATTATACAAAAGGTTTTCATGATCACACCAATTTCATTCAAGAAGTTTCAACCCCATTAATCTCTTTTGAGCAGTCCATATGTTGAAAGAACCCATTATTATGGAGCTTATAGGTTCCCAAAGTCATAGTTAATGACTGAATTCATAAGTTCATACTAAAAAGCAGAACTAAATAATTTAGAATAGAAAAACATGCATAAATATACTTGAAAAGTTGCCATTAAAGTTCTCTGGTCGGATATTTTAAGTTCTGACCAAGACTGAGCGAGAAAACAAACTTTAATTCATGTTATTGTTTCGCGACCTTCACTATGAACTTTCGCGAGATGTAGACCTTTGCTATAGCGAATCTTTTGTTCTAGGCCAGAACCCAACtcccatttttaatttttttttctctaactCTTACCCTACAGGGACTTATACAAGGGTACTATGTTCCTAAACACCCATCAAAAGTGATGAGTTAATAATCAAATACTAATTAAACACATGTTCATCCCTAAACATACGAGAAGGAAggaacaaaaagaaagaaaaggatgCCTGAATCTATGAAATATTGAGAATATCTACTATCCATGTTTGATTCGATCTCCTAAGTGGTCCCCTCTACAGGGTGGTTCTTCTGCTATACCTTCACATATGGAATCACTAAATCTCAACTTACAGACCTCCTTGTCTAGAATAGCCACAAGCTCTTCCTCAGAAGATAGACTATCCTAAAATAACATAGAATTACACTAAATGATATAATTTCCATCACCATGGaactttttatcatagatacatgaaacaatGGGTGAACACCTGACTAACCCGAAGGCAAGGCCAACTTATAGGCTACCTCTCCCACTTGCCTAAAGATCTGAACAGATTAATGAATTGCAGACTCAATTCATTTTCTAAACCTTATCACACCTTTATGGGCAAAACCTTGAGCAAAACTCTCTCCCACTACAAACTCCATATCTCTAACCTTCCAATCAACATATTACTTTTGTCTACTCTGAGCTGCCAAAAACTTGTTCTGAATTGACTTGACCTTTTCCAAATATTTCCTAAGAAGATTAGTACCCCATGATCTCACCTCAAGTGCATCAAACCAATCAATGAGAGATCTATACGTTCTCCCataaaattcctcaaaaataGCCATATCAATGATaaagtggtaactattatttaAGCAGACTCAACCAATGGGTAAGAAATAGATCAATGACCACTAAAGTCTATCACACATGTGAGGACCATggcctccaacacctgaatggTCCACTCAGACTCTGCCTATCAGTTTGAGGTTGAAAAGTTATACTCAAATCAAGCATCATACCTAACTCAACCTGCAAGGTCCTCTAAAATATAGAAGCAAATTGTGTACCTCTATCCAAAATGAAAGAGACTAACACCCTATGCAATCGAACAATCTCTTGAAGATAGATCTTGGCTAATTTTCTACATTATATGTAATGAACATCTAGGTCATATCCTCTATTTTCTGATCTTTTCAGTATTTAGAGCTTTCCAGTAGTGagtccaagtcatttatgacttgctaggaCTGACAATTTGGTCATCTGGTCATCCGTTTGGGGTTTATGCcagtttttgtattttggagttcttggagtttgaatggttgactcaTCGATCAAAAATATAGGAAAACagcctcaaaatggaattctgacaATTCAGCTTCGGAAGGGTTATTTAGGCTAGTGGTATGGTCGGCTCGAGTCCCGAGTCTTTCAGTGTGAGTTTGTATTATTAGACATTTTAGCTTTGAAGCCTTGAACTAAGTTTGACCTCATTAAACCATCTTGTAAGACATGCTCgaatgataattttttcaatttggtTAGCTTTGGAATGCTGAATTTGATCTAAAATAATCTTTTATGCACTTCTCGAGGTTTTTAGTCAAATCTTGATGCctttgtggaatttgacttaaaatAATAGTTgagtgtgggatccacttttgtTGATACAACCTCAGTTGGAAATTTCTAACTTAtcattgagtctaaaatgtcaaatttagtggggcaGCATAGTTTATTTGCACGCACGGAGTTCCAAATGAATCCCGGGTACTCTATCAGAACTTTTCAAATCTCAAATTTGGGTTGGAGCAAGCACCTTTTCTCCTTTTTATTGGACCCTAGGTGCCATGTTCATGGAGTCCTCGATCTTGGCCTTTACGTTCATGACCCAAGATTCGTGTTCGCAGA
Protein-coding sequences here:
- the LOC129891135 gene encoding uncharacterized protein LOC129891135; this translates as MASKIQQLQSQACQASKFVAKHGTAYYKQLLEQNKQYIVEPPSVEKCNELSKQLLYTRLASIPSRYEAFWKELDSVKQMWKNRKELKVEDAGIVALFGLECFAWYCAGEIVGRGFTFTGYYP